Part of the Zea mays cultivar B73 chromosome 4, Zm-B73-REFERENCE-NAM-5.0, whole genome shotgun sequence genome is shown below.
ATGCCTCCAAATTTTCTCAATCTTCCATGATGCTGCTGCCTGCCGCAAACCGCATTACAGGAAGATCACGAGACAGGCCCAACTGAGGCATGCGGAAGTGGATGATCTCTCAAGCTAACGGCAAGAAAGACCTGATTTTAGCGGCGAAAACAACAACAAAAAAGCTAGGAACGCAACAGGTTGACTTGAAAAGTCCAGCATAATGCTGCCAAATGGCAACGACTCCTCCAAACAATTGGAACGAAATAGACTTTTTCACATAAACCAAAAATCGAGGGTTGAAGGATGCAGAATTGTTTGGGGAAAATCACAAGAACGCACCTTTGGACCTGCCCTGCCCCAAATCGTCGGTCCGGGACGAGCTAGACGGCGCCGAGACCAGCAACTCGCTCCTCTAAATCAGGGCGAATCCCCGCAGTTAAAAAAAGAGAGAGACCAGAGAGAGAGTGAGATTGATGAGAGACGAGACAagcgcgacggccgcctcgagTCCTCCTCCACAGCGCCCACGATTCCAGCGAGGGCGCTGGGGCGTCGAATCCTGGGGCCACGCCAAGGGCGATTCGCAACGAAGCCTTGCGATTTGGGCGGGGACAAGGAAGGAGAAAGAAATAATGATCTTGATTGGGACCGCGACGTGGAGATGCAGGCAGCGGCCAAAAATCTCCACGCCTCAGGTCACCCCCGGTCCGTATTGCTGGCGTGCCGCTCCAAATCTGTGTTGTTCCCCCACTTCTTTGATCTGAAAACACGAAGCGTGGTGGTTGCTGCAATTAAGAGGAGCCGATGATTAGCAAGCACTGGGACGAAGCGGCGTTGGTGTAGTCGAAGCTCGTTGGCAAGAAAATCCAGTGGGTGGCTAATGCGAGGAACCAAGGACGCGATGCGAGTTTTTTTTTTCTCTCCCTTGTTTTTAGGTTTCCAACATGGAGATCACTTTCATGTTGTTCCTTTCTTGTGACTGACTGATTGTTTGGAAAAAAATTATCAACACCCCCATATGCAAACGCGCTTCTTTAGAGTCTCTCACACTCACCATCCATATACCCAAAAAAATAAATCAAAATTTGTAACTTAACATCTTTATAAtttgtttttcttttatttatgtaGGCCTCCAGATAATAAGATGATAGATGTGAGGCGTTGTAAAAAAAAAATGCTCTTTGGGCTTTTCTAGATGGATTAGAGTATTCAGCACGGCGTGGCCCACGGCTGTCTTTAATAGATCCTCTATCATATCTTATATTTTAAATTTCACTCTAAAAAGTGTGATCTACAATTTTATATCCTCTATTTTACACTACCGGCTCAAGACAGTCTAATATATGTGTGCTCTGTGATGCGATATGACATAGACTTAGCATATGTACGAGGAGTATATACTAGTATTCTAGTGGTTAGCGTGCGATCAAGTTTTTCCATTAAAACAGCGCTTTTTCAGATATGAACGAATTTTCGGAAAAGGTAAAACCCATTTGCTCACATTTCAATGTCTAGCACAGCAGGATTCGTGACCCGGACTAATCATATGGTGGTGCTTTTTGTCAGTGTAGCATGACTCTGATTAGATCTAGCAGCGAGGTTGGGACTTGGGAGTTGTTGATGCAACAGACAACAGTGACCTAAATAGCAGCAGAACATGTGTCGACAAACGACAATTGCATGGAGTGGAGGAACAGTCGAAACAGATTGCTGTTGGAAACGTAGACAATCACCTGCGAAATCAGTAAGCGCTGGAGAAAAGTGCTTGCAGTACAAGACGGGAAACGACACCACAGGCTTAATTTTAGCATAATGGCTTTTCTAATGAGGCAAATCTTCCTTCTTACTTCTAGGAGTGCTGGTCGCTTCGGATAAAACCCGGCTAGCTGTTTGAACTGATGTAGTTGTAATTTATAGAAACCAAAACAGTAAAAAACGATACGGATTAAAATAAAGCGAACAGGTTGCTTAGCGCCCAACAAATTTTTTGTATAGCCAGGAAACCCAATCAACTCTCTCCCACATACGTTTGGACAGTGAAGTTTTTTTTATATCCTGCCTTGACGATTTTATAATATATGCAAGTTGCAAGTTGGAGTCTTCTCCTCAACGTTTAATAAATACAGATAACAACAACTTACTGAAATAGCAACATGACACctatagggggtgtttggtttaaggaatcactacatccaaattgaggtggtgcatcatgggttcattcctcaaatttggtgggatgaccatATTCCTCATATTAGAACTAACTAATTAACTATGAGGAATgatgtggtgatggatcaactcattccattccacaaaccaaacaaaaatagtgagtagtgagaagatgatggactagctcattccttaaaccaaacaccctaaTAGTTTTTGGTTCGGGTCATCGTCAGATGGTATTTGAAACAGGATCATCACTTTCAGGTTCAGGTAGGGCAGATTGGGAGGAGCAATATATGGGCCGGGCCGTCGAAAACCGCTGTGACAGTGGGCTTTCTTGCCGCCTCTGCAGGCCGAGCCCGATGGCAGCTTCCTTCCTCTGCTGCGTCGGCGACACTGTCCCTGCAACACTGCATGCTCCATAAGCCCATATTCTCCTTCGATTCTTTTGCCACCAGCAGGCCTCGTCTCTTGCCACTAGCTTTGACGTTGATTGAGTTGTCTTCTTTGCAATTGCTGCATTGAATGACATTTACCTTTATGAACCCCAACGGTGGGGGATCCATCCTGGCGCCAACATTAAAGCAAGTTTAGAACACAAACAGAGCATTTGGTTTTAGTTTTTTAGAAGAATTGAGAGCTTATATATTGCCATCTATGTGCTGTCTTGTCTTTATTGAAAAATGTCTATCaagactaagggggtgtttggtttctagggactaatttttagtccctacattttattctattttagttccaaaattgccaaatatggaaactaaaactctattttaatttctatatttgacaatttatatactaaaatggaataaaatgaagggactaaacattagtcccttgaAACCAAACATCCTCTAAGAAACATCTGAGTGGAGAAACAGATAACAGGGATGGATGGACATTACTGAAGCAGCAATACAGTACCGTATTCTTCAACCAGTGGTTCCTTTGTCGGGTGAGTTCGTGAAGGGTCGTCAGTTGAAAGAGACACGTTAAGACCTCTCAAGAAAAGTGTCGGGTTTTAGGGTTTAAGGTCGACAAACAACGAGCTGTTACTTAAAGAGAGACGTTACAAGACCAACCTGAATAGAGCCAAACAGAAGACAATTAATTAGTCTCTCAAGCAAACTGTCACTGACCAGATGTTTCGAGCCCACGATCTGCTGCTGTTTACTCTGCACATCCGAGCGATATTTCAAATATTAAACCTGCCCACTGATTGATCCTAGTTAAGCCAGCAGCTGGCTTGGCAGCAGCATGAAGTTCTTCACTTGCGTTAGATTCCCTGCTGCTGTGCTGCACAGATCTTTAGCTGAATGGTTGCTCCAGGAAGGGCGGCATCTTCCCGTAGTGCTAGTCCTCCACGTGTTTGCTGCTTCTTCTCCAGAAAACGGAGCCAGAAGACGTCGCGGCCGAGCACGCCCCGCCTGGTTTGAGGCCGCCGCCTCGTTCCCGCCCGACTGACACAGCCGCCGCCTCGTTCCCACCACGACCGCTGCGCCAGCTTGTTCTTGTTCCCGCCGCCACTCACGACGTGCCACGGCCGTGCAGCACGGGCGCCCGCAGCAGCGTCGCCATCGCATCGAGCTTCTAGGATTAACCGAGAACAGGCGACAGCGAGAGGTGGCTGGAAGGAGCGGCCGAGCGGCGGTGGACGGGCCTGGAGCTGGACTGGGCGAGAGTGGGCATGATGGCGCGTGCGACGGGAAGAGTGAGACAGGCCCACATGTCGGCTTTCTTTTTGCGAGGAGAGGTAAAGTAGGACTGTTGGAGAAGACAGACAGATGACAAGCTCGAAGCTCTCCAGAATCTCCACTCCCGGAGTGAGTTCCCCACCACCGTCTCCAAAGTCCAAATGTCCCGTCACCACCACTTCGCCGCCGCCATCGCTGTCGTGCTCATCCTCTTCGCGCCGCCTCCTTGCGCCGGCGACCCTAACGACGAGCGTTGCCTGACCCACCTCCACCAGTCCCTCTCCAATCCCTCCGGCGGTCTCAACTGGACCAAGGCGGCGATCTCCGCGCCGTGCGATGGTTTCTTCTCGCACCTCCAGGGCGTGACCTGCAACAACGGGCGCGTGTACAAGCTAGCCCTCCCGGAGCTCTCGCTCGGGGGCACCGTCCCGCCGGAGCTCTCCAACTGCACCAACCTCCAGTCGCTGGACCTCTCCGCCAACGCGCTGTCCGGCGCCATCCCGACGGAGCTCTCCGCGCTGCTGAACCTCGCCGTGCTCAACCTGTCCGCGAATGCGCTGTCCGGCGCCATCCCGCGGGAGCTCGCCAGCTGCGCCTACCTCAACGTCATAGATCTCCATGGCAACCAGCTGTCCGGTCCCATCCCCGACGAGCTCGGCCTCCTCGTCCGGCTCTCAGCCTTCGACGTCTCCCACAACCGCCTCTCGGGCCCCATCCCCGTGCTCCTTGCCAACCGCACCGGCGCCGGCACGGCAGCCGTCGGGACGGCGAGGTTCAATGCCAGCTCCTTCGTAGGGAACAAGGGCTTGTATGGGTACCCGCTGCCGCCGATGCGGACGCGGGGGCTCTCCGTGCTCGCCATCGCTGGCATCGGCCTTGGCAGCGGGCTGCTCAGCCTTGTGCTCAGCTTCTCCGCCGTGTGTCTGTGGCTCCGTGCCACGGACCGGACGGCCACCATCTCTGGAGAGGAGGGCAAGATCTCCCAGCTCATGCCGGACTACTGAATCCATTCAAAGGTTGCATCTTTGGACATTATATAATTCTTTGGAATTGAACTGAACCCGAGAGATTTTCATGTCGGCCTGCAACAGAGGTTCCATTCTGGGTAGAGTTTGGGTGGATTCTTGAAGCCAAGATTGCTGGAACGGGATCCGATGAGCATAGCAGACATCTCGCTGGTTGTGTCAGTAGTGGATTTTCTAATCTAATTGGAGACCGAAATTGCTGTAATAACTTCTTCTTTTTTTTGGTTGTgtgcgtcttttcttttgtggtttTATTTACTGTTTGGCAGTGACAGTTGGATTTGTGCTTATGCTGAGGAATATTTGTCGGTAGACAACTGAAATTTGCTCCTTCCGAAGGCAGCGTACTTCCGAGCCATTGGCAATTTTGTCattatcatttgtgggcttcgccagtatgccatcggacccacaaatcatagacacagacggtcccaccagtcatagacacgggatggcataataacagacagccaaatttgagagtggcaaaatagcaaatttctcccgtacttccatccttttattttttttctcACTCTCTTTAGTTTATTTCTAGTATTAAAGTACTACCTTCATCCTAAATTAAAATTTGTTAACATTTAATATATATGTTTTAGATTTATCATTAACTATTTAAATATAGATATAAAAATCAAGAGTTAAAAAGACAGATGGAGTAGATAATTTTCTCCATCTACCATTAAGATGGATGGATGTCTAATGACATATTAAAGGATCCTTGAATCGAGGACAAGTTCTTTTCAAGATTGTTTGATGCATGTTTTATTAATTTTAAAATTGTAGGATCATATGTAGGAAACTAAAAAAAGGATGAAATATTTTTTGTTTCCATTATCAAATTAGGTTAGGTTAGACCAGCCCCGTTACGGGTGCTTAGAATAGTCGTGTTGTTTATGACCTTTCCATAAATAGAAGTGAGTCGAAGGACCGTTCTTTATTTGTATCACTATataatccatccattcaaatttttTAAAACTTATCCAACTATATCACCATTTATACTCGTAAGCTTCACTAAATCCATCAAACAAATTATACCTAGATTTAACatatcatcaaaaccaacgattcATATCACTGGATAACTCCATCTCTCTTATTCATTAGAATCAAATtgacaatattatttggatcaaCTTTCATCCCTCATCCTTCCATCTTTCTTCCTCGCGACCCCGTCgccctcacacccccccccccccctccaccACCACTCTCTCCAGCATCCCCAGCGTCTCCTTCTCACTCGCGTCGCCATcgcgtcgtcgtcgtcaccgtcgACCCTTCCTCTCCTCGAGATTGTAGCGTTTGCACGAGATATATGCTAGTTAGAATAAAAAACGATCAATCATCCCACACAATGTGTTGCCAGAGGGAAAGAGGTTATGTT
Proteins encoded:
- the LOC100193532 gene encoding Receptor-like protein 44-like precursor; amino-acid sequence: MSRHHHFAAAIAVVLILFAPPPCAGDPNDERCLTHLHQSLSNPSGGLNWTKAAISAPCDGFFSHLQGVTCNNGRVYKLALPELSLGGTVPPELSNCTNLQSLDLSANALSGAIPTELSALLNLAVLNLSANALSGAIPRELASCAYLNVIDLHGNQLSGPIPDELGLLVRLSAFDVSHNRLSGPIPVLLANRTGAGTAAVGTARFNASSFVGNKGLYGYPLPPMRTRGLSVLAIAGIGLGSGLLSLVLSFSAVCLWLRATDRTATISGEEGKISQLMPDY